The genomic region TGGAGATGCAAGAAAGAACGGACACTCGAGCTTTGGCTGACGTCGCTTTACGTGCCGGCATAATGGCCCTTGTCTTCACCACAGTTCCGAGTTCTATTCATGCCTCGGGCGACTCACCAACCACTGTGCAATACCGACGTGATTCTTAAATCTACTTAGCTGGAGCCCAGTTCCTTTCCCGCCGTTTCTCGACCCTCTTCACCCTTTACTCCGCATCTCTTCCACCGTCTCGCGTTTCGCATCGATGCCCATTGTGTGCTCGAGCTACCAGGACCACCGCGCGATCTTCCAATACCCGACGCGCGTCGCTTCGAGAcaaacgcgacgcgacgcgacgcgatacTCTCCCCGTCTTTTCCGTTCCACGATTTAATCGAATTTATCGGCGCAGCTACACGCACGGCGGATAAAGGCAACAGAAGATTAATGGTCGAGAACAGGAGCCGTTCAAGTATTCGCGCCTAGATCGCTTTTGTTCTCCTAACTACCCTGTTTGTGCTTGTTAAACCGATTTGCCGGTTCGCGGGTAAACAATAGGGAGTCCCGGTCTATGGTTACTACGAGCAAtgtgatgtaaatacgaaacaacAGCGTCATCGATGGTCGATTAATTAAATCTGACCGCGCGTTAAGCGTTCAATGTTCGGGAAAATTAAATTCGTATCCTGCGCCGCGTAGATTGGACCCCGTTTACTTCGACTTTTACGAGACGATTGACGGATCGCCAGGCAAACGCGTCCGATCCTCCGATAAGTCTCACGCGATCCTCCGATCGACCTATCTTCCCGTACGAATCACGTTCGATCCTATCGCGATGCGCGCTGGAACCGTGACCGGTATTCCAACACGTTCCTCGTTTTCCATACCCCTCGTCGGCTCGAGTTGAATTTGCTCGGGAGTCCGTTCCCTCCGTAACGAGATCCTCGGATTCCCAGCGAATCATAAACCCGTTCTTCGACGAACGACTATAAATGACGGCTGATTCGGCGAACGTCAGTCGCAGCGTGAAAAATTCAGGCAGAGCTTCTTCCGACACGGGGAAAAAGATGCGGAAATGGTCGCTGCATACGTTCGAGGAGCCCGATAAATAGAAGGCCTCGTATAGACGGCGGTCTCGGTGGTACGTTCACGTTTATAGATTATTTACGAGCAGCATGAGACTCCGATACCAGTTCCACCGAAACAATCTTGGACAAGGAGAGCACGCTTTCATTATTCAGGAACAGGGGCTCGTGTTCCGCATCGGTGGCTCGCCTAATTTCACGCGTTTCATGCGACGCTTATCATACGAATCCGACAGGTTCGCGTGCTCGAAAGCAGAAAGAGGGTGGAATTCAAACGAGCTACGAGGGGTAGCTAGCGAGGGGTTTGTTCGATGCCCCGCAATAAAGTCCGGTGCTTCCATCTCTTGCTGTCGGGTACAGTCACTTGCACCGTTCCTCAGTAGTAAAAGCCGCTACGGTCAGACACAAGTAGATCCAGCCCGTTCCCAGTCGGACACTTACCCGGTATCTTGTTATTCAGAGCATGCGAGAGTTACATTACAAATTTGCCTCACGCGGCTGCCTGGCTTCATGCGATACGTGGACGGCTATGATTAAAGTCCGCCCCTATCCGTTACGAGAAAGGATTTTTCTCTTAGCACCTATGCGCGTAGACTCAGAGAAAGCGGGACTGTCATTTCGCGGAATTAGACTGATTAAAAAAGGAGtagaaggagaaaaaaaaaacaaacgaaCTGGGACATCGATTTGAAAAGAATAGGCGGTTCCGACGTAAGAGTAGATTCGTTTCTTTCGACGAGATGCACGTGCATTTGCCAAAAATACTTCCCCCGAGCATCGAAGCGTCATCCATTTGGCTCGTTTCGCGCATCAAAGCCTCTGTGCCTTTATTTCGACTCCTTTTGTATTCCCCTCCCCCCTTCTCTCGGAGCTGTGTCGGTGTTGCTACGATGCACAATCAAACGACAATATCATCGGTGTCAGTATATAATCCTTGTTTCTGGCGACCGACTTAGCCCACCGGAGTTCGCGCAAGCGTCTTCCGGTTGAACCTGTAGAAGCGGCTAGGGGTAGCAAGGGAAAGGGGGGAGGAGCGGATAGCCAGGAAATCAATACGTATATGTCCGCTGGTAACCAGCCAGTCGGGGCTCATCCTTCGCGACAGACGTACCGAAATCCGAACGATCGTCGACATTCATCGGGATAGTTTATTCGCCGTTTCCTTTTTTCCCCCGCCGCaccaccgtcgtcgtcgtcgtcgtcgtcgtcgtcgtcgttcgatCGATCCTCCCTGTTCGAGGAAGAAAAGTCACGCGACATCTTCGAGCACTCTCCGGTGCATGCGACATCGTCCCGAGGTGCAAAGTGGTAGAGCCTGTCAAAGGTAACTGACCCTGTGCAACAGCGCGAACGTTCGAGCTGAATCAACCGGCCAGCCGAAGAGACCGGTGACCTCGGCACGGCGCAGGAAGATCGATCGGTGCCGCTTCTCTCGAGATACGATCCTCTTCGGACGGGAGATACGCGGTCGCTGTCGCAGCTCGCGACCGATGCGAAAGTAAGTCCGTTCGGAGCGTAGAAGGCAACGCGAGGCAGCGGAGAGTGTGCGACCAGGCAGGGGAGCGACCTGATCCGTGGTAAACTTGACTGGAAAGAGGTCGAGTCGGATCCCCGGTACCACGATCCAGCTACCGGGGTCTCGTAAAGCCGTCAGGCTATTAGCACGTCTGGTGGGAGCGCGTGATTGCTCGTTCCGCACGGATTTCCCGAAACACCCCCAAAACGGCAACCCGTCGTCGTCGTGGTGCTGCCGGGGCCCCGCCGTTAGCCGCGAGAGATCGCGAGAAGGGAGCTTGGCAGAATCAGCCGGGCGATCGCCCAGAGGATCGGCCTCCTCGTGCGCGACCGGCTCCTCCACCACCACTTACGCCGCTTACTGGCGGCCCAGTGAAATGGAGGAGAAGTCCTCGGCTCGGTTCTCCGAGTACTTGTTCGCCAAGATGGATGGCCAGGACGTGTCGGCCTCTCAGGGTCCCCGTAAGGTGACCGCCGACACCAGGAAGTTCATGCGGGAGAATCTTCTTCTCGTGGTCACCCTTTCCGGTGTTCTGTTCGGCGTGATACTCGGTAAGTAAACACAGCCTTGCGGCCAGCGAATCGGTAGAACCGCGATATCTTGTATCTCGCGATGACCTGATTCGTCGACCGGCGACCAGGCGCCACCGCGTTTTTCCTTTCCCGACTATCGTCGATATGTCAACTAAATGTCAACAGTGCCATCGTCCGTATCGATCTCGGAAATAAAACGCGCACCTCCCCTTAACCTTCCGCTCGGAGCCGCATTGTATTATGCATTACGGATGATGGCTAATGATTGACCGCGTCGAAACCATCCGACACTTTCGTCCATTACGGAGAAACGTGCCAAGGTCGAGTTCATCCGATACTAGCCGATCTTACTCTTCCCCCGACGATCGATCACACGACGGTTCTACATACCAGCGTAGAAACAACCCTTTTATCCTCGTTTCGCTTTTCTCGTTTCGCCCCGTCATGGGTTTGTGGGAACGGAACGTTCTGGTATGTCACGTGGGCGAATGTCACACGTGTGTTAATAACTGCTGGTTATGCACGCTACTTAACTCGATCGGGGCTTCGTAATCGTCGCGTCTATATCTCCCGGTGGGTGACGTGACCACGCGAGCCACCATTATCCCGAGGAACCATTAGCCGTCGTAGATTCGAATTGACGAAGAAAAGACTGGTACGAACCGGTTGAGAGCTATACGCGACCGACAACGTGAACGACCCCTACTGAAATTAACGACGGTTACGTAAACGAGGATCTCGCGCGTTATCCCGTTAAACGGTGTCAATCACGGTGCCGAGAGGTTTCCTTCGCGAGACTCATCTGATTAACTTGTCTTTTTCGAGACCGAAATGTCAATCTTCGACGAACCTTTCTATCTATACTTCGAGATGCGATCGAAAGCGAGTAACTCTAGCGATGATCTCGTTATTTTTCCAGGTTTTGGTTTGCGACCGTTGGGCCTCGGCGATGACGCGGTTATGTTGATCAGTTATCCTGGAGAGCTGTTCATGAGGCTGTTGAAATTAATGATTTTACCGCTGGTAATCGCCAGTCTGATATCAGGTAACTACGAGAGTAAGTGACGTAAGATCGTTCGATCGGCGTGGTTCGATGGTATTTTAATCGATTCGGTTGCCCACGATTTTCAGGATCGGCAAGCCTGAACGCAAGGATGAACGGAATGATCGCCGTCCGAACATTGGTGTACTTCATACTTACGTCATTGTTGAACGCTGTCCTTGGCGTTGTCCTGGTTCTGCTCATCCATCCGGGTAATCCTGGAATTAGAAAATCGATCACGACCTCGCACAGCGGCAGAGCCGTTAACATCTTGGACAGCCTTCTCGATTTGGGAAGGTAGTGTATACTTATCTCTTCTTCTTTGCTCGTTAAAATAGCGTTAGTCGTTAGAGATATCGATCACGCTCGTTATTTCCGTGCTTCTGCGTCAACACGTACCCCGGTGACAGCGTTCAGGAATTTTCCCACGATTAAACCAGGGTCCGGTCCGCTCGTGGTCGGGCCGATGGTTGACTCGTTCCACTGTGCTAACCGATGACAGGGATGTCGTGCAAGCTCGCCTCGCAGCCTTGCGTGTCAATCTTACACGAGAACGGGATAACAGACGAAAACTTCCGATGACACGATCGTCCCTGCGCTGAGTGATATTTCCCACCACGCGACATTCGTGCATAATACCCACACGTTACCAAACGATTCATCGATTCGCCGTTCTCTCCTTTCTCCGTCTATTTATACATTGTGAGAAATAATCGGGACGACGTCGCCTCGGTGGGAATTAAGGTCGGCCAATTTCACGATCGATGAACTTCTCCGACAATCGGGATTGATACCCGCTACGACGAAAATAAAAGTAGTTCGATCGATCCGCTGCTCGCCTTATTTGCACGTGCACCTTTTCGCTGCGCATATCATCGACTAATGGAATTATACGGTGTGTCGCCGATAAACGGGTGGTATCGATTAAGCGGTTATAAAAAATGCGGCGCATCTGACTGGTACCTTTTCGCGTGTTACAGGAACATGTTTCCGGATAATATTTTCCAAGCAGCCTTTCAGCAGGTACACCCTTTACCTTTTAACGATCACTCCGACACACAGGTCTATCGGTTGATACGTCGCTCCTGACACGAAACGTTTCTTGCACACACAGGCGCACACGGTATACGTTCCAAAAACGCCGCCCTTCCGTAACCTCACCGACTCGATTTCCTCGGAAGTCCTCGGCGACGAAGAGTTGATGAGAGTCACCCAGTACAGGAGCGGCACCAACACTCTGGGCATAGTTTTCTTCTGCCTGGTGTTCGGTACGTTCTTAGGTACTCTCGGCGAGAAGGGGCAAATTGTAATCGACTTCTTCAAGGCTGTATTCGAGGTCATCATGCGAATGGTGTCGACTGTAATGTGGTACGTGCGAGAGAGGAAACGTGGCGCGCGTGTGAGAAACGAAATCGACGACACGTTATCCTTTTGTTCCTTTCTGTTCGCAGGATGACACCGGTTGGCATCACCTCGGTAATTGCCGGGAAAATACTAGGCGTCGCCGACTTGGCGCTGGTGATGTCGCAACTCGCCTGGTTCATCGTCACGATCGTGATCGGTGTGTTTATCTATCAGCTGGTGATCATGCAGCTAATCTATCTGGCCTTCGTGAGAAAGAACCCCTTTAAATTCTACGCCGGCCTCGCCCAGGGTACACTCACCGCCTTCGCCATGGCATCAACGTGAGTCGTCGATCTTCGAACTCAGCCCGACCTTCAGAGTACCCATATCGCCTACCTCACACGGCctcggtcgtcgtcgtcgtcgtcagatTGCTTCCTTTCAACTCTCTTGCTCGGTCGATCTCGCGAATTACCTTCATCTTtcccttcttcttttctttttttttttttctttttctttcacaTCTCTCAAGTCGTGCTCTAGTTCGCAAGGCGATCAAGAGGACACTCGGAAGATCTCAGGTCGACGCACGATCTGTATCGATTGATAGAGACAGTATGTTTCAGCCAGCCGAGAGGAGGCATTGCGAGGCCTTAGTCCCGTTCTCCTTCGAGCGGCGTTTCACAACGTCCGAGACGTTGTCGAACGTTGACGTTGATCCTTCTGCCCGTCTTTCTCCGATTCGAACCTTTCATGTTTCTATAATGTTCACCCTCGACCGATAAGAAaattgagaaagagagagagagagagagagagagtgagagagaaaggggTAGAGGTATGCAGTTCTGGGTGGCACTTAGGATGCGGATACTACCggttattattataataataatcgtACTATTGGAAGAACAGTTACATTCTACGTTCGCATCCGTGTACGTGTATTTAGCCGGAAATCAGCTGACTCCGTGTCACCTGGACTGATCACTCGATGGCGTGTACGCCTTAAAGGGCTTCCATTATCCGAATCTTCTGTCTCGAGCAAACGAGAGgatagaagaggaggaggaggaggacgccgAAACAGGCTTCGCGCCAATTATGCCATCTATTTAAGTATATTACGAGAACAAGAGGAAAGCTGAAAAAAATATTGGTTGCTCGTGTCGAGCTCGCTCTTCCAGGTTTGCCGGCGCCGTCCATCACTTGGCCCACAGAACACACCCGAATCTACGATCATTCTATTTATATTTCTTTGACCGTCCATTACCGCGGATCGCGCGAAGCAACGATCATTTTTTCAGTTTATCCCACGCGGACCGATCTCTCCCGGCAGCCCTTCTTCACCTACCGATTCCCGTCTCGTCTCCGCCCAGTTCCGCACGACGAACGCACGAATAATCCCCCGTCCGCACCCCCATCGATGCATCGTGGGACAGAGAAGCATTCGTACGTCGACTAACGATCGTGATTAATCGATACGATGACGCGCTTCGAACCTTTTCCGTCCCATCATTGCGGCGCTCGGGAACACAAGTAAAACGACGCCCCCTCAACCGCAACTTGTCTAATTCAATCTTGTTTTCTATGTGGATTAAC from Xylocopa sonorina isolate GNS202 chromosome 2, iyXylSono1_principal, whole genome shotgun sequence harbors:
- the Eaat2 gene encoding excitatory amino acid transporter 2 isoform X1 → MEEKSSARFSEYLFAKMDGQDVSASQGPRKVTADTRKFMRENLLLVVTLSGVLFGVILGFGLRPLGLGDDAVMLISYPGELFMRLLKLMILPLVIASLISGSASLNARMNGMIAVRTLVYFILTSLLNAVLGVVLVLLIHPGNPGIRKSITTSHSGRAVNILDSLLDLGRNMFPDNIFQAAFQQAHTVYVPKTPPFRNLTDSISSEVLGDEELMRVTQYRSGTNTLGIVFFCLVFGTFLGTLGEKGQIVIDFFKAVFEVIMRMVSTVMWMTPVGITSVIAGKILGVADLALVMSQLAWFIVTIVIGVFIYQLVIMQLIYLAFVRKNPFKFYAGLAQGTLTAFAMASTAAALPVTFRLMTDKLRVDPRVTRFVLPIGCNINMDGTALFVAVASIFIAQMHSIVLGFGEIITVILTSTAASVSSASVPSAALVLLLVVLSAIDAPVYNVSLLFTIDWFVDRIRTTNNMLGDCYAAAVVEQLSKKELMALDAAAYQSETVLPTTIANGCISANRVPDPDTIVVEMQDDSRIAGVAK
- the Eaat2 gene encoding excitatory amino acid transporter 2 isoform X2 codes for the protein MEEKSSARFSEYLFAKMDGQDVSASQGPRKVTADTRKFMRENLLLVVTLSGVLFGVILGFGLRPLGLGDDAVMLISYPGELFMRLLKLMILPLVIASLISGSASLNARMNGMIAVRTLVYFILTSLLNAVLGVVLVLLIHPGNPGIRKSITTSHSGRAVNILDSLLDLGRNMFPDNIFQAAFQQAHTVYVPKTPPFRNLTDSISSEVLGDEELMRVTQYRSGTNTLGIVFFCLVFGTFLGTLGEKGQIVIDFFKAVFEVIMRMVSTVMWMTPVGITSVIAGKILGVADLALVMSQLAWFIVTIVIGVFIYQLVIMQLIYLAFVRKNPFKFYAGLAQGTLTAFAMASTAAALPVTFRLMTDKLRVDPRVTRFVLPIGCNINMDGTALFVAVASIFIAQMHSIVLGFGEIITVILTSTAASVSSASVPSAALVLLLVVLSAIDAPVYNVSLLFTIDWFVDRIRTTNNMLGDCYAAAVVEQLSKKELMALDAAAYQSETVLPTTIANGCISANRVPDPDTIVVEMQDDSRIAGVANISVLQIPRSVTEETV